The nucleotide window AAAAGTAGAGGCCGGTGACCGTTGGATGGGATCGAGGCCTTCGCCGGCAGAACGGGCGAAGGCTTCGATATTTTGATCCAGAGAGAAATCAGCGCAACTTGTCGACCATCTCCGCCACCGTCGTCAGCACATCCTTGCCCAACTGCTTCGACCGCTTGCCCGACCAGCCGGTGAGCGGGTTCGGGTGGTCGTCGTGGTCCTTGAATGGCATTTCCAGGGTCAGGGACAGGCAGTCGTACTTCTGGCCAACGGCGTTGCAGGCCAGGGTCATGTTGGCTTGACCCGGTTCGTCACGCACATAACCGTATTTGGTCTGGAAGTCCTTGGTGGTGTGCTTGAGGTGGTTGCGGAAGTGCTCTTCGAGCTGTTCGATGCGCGGTGTGTAACCGGGATTGCCTTCGCACGCGGCGGTGAATACGTGGGGGATTTCCTCGTCGCCGTGCACGTCGATGAACAGGTCGACGCCGTACTGTTCCATTTGTTGCTGGACGAAGAACACTTCAGGGCTGATCTCCGGGCTCGCATTCTGCCAGGCGCGGTTGAGGTCCTGGCCCATGGCGTTGGTACGCAGGTGGCCGTGAAAAGCACCGTCCGGGTTCATGTTCGGCACCAGGTACAGATCGGCACTGGCCAGCAGTTTGTTCAACACCGGATCGTCGTGGTGTTCGAGGCGTTCGATCACCCCTTCCATGAACCACTCGGCCATGTGTTCGCCAGGGTGTTGCTGGGCGATGATCCATACCTTGCGCTGGCCTTCGGCGCCGGTGCCTTTGCGCAGCAGCTGGATGTCCCGACCTTCAACGCTCTTGCCGGTGGCCAGCAGTTCGGTGCCGGCCTTGGTCAGTGCCTGCTCGATCAGCCAGTCGTGGCGGCCACGGCTGTAGGGTTCGAAGTAGGCGAACCAGGCGTGGGTGGCGGTGGCTTCAAGGCTGAAACGCAGGGCATCGCCTTCGAAAATGGTGGGTACGCGGAACCAGTTGACGTGATCGTAGGACGCCACCGCCTGATAGCCGGTCCAGGCTTTGTTGTAGGAGGATTTGCTCGCATTGCTCAGGCGGAACCAATGCTCCTGGCCCACATGCAGGCCGCTGGCCTTGAAGTGAAACCACTGGAAGTGCGGGCTGCGGGTATCGGGCCGGATGGCCAATAGCGGTTGCAGCGGATTGCTGAGGTCCAGCACGTCGATGTTGCCGCTGTCGAAGTTCGAAGTGATGCTCAAGGAGGATTTGGCCACGGTCATATCGGTTCCTGAATATGATTTTTATGGCCGCTACTTTACACCTTGGGAGGGGAAAAACCGGGAGAAATTACGGGGTGCAGGAAGGGGGCGTCTTCCTTGACGCGCCAGCAGCTTAGAGATTATGAGATTGATTCTCAAGTGCTATTTGCCATTAGTTTTACCCAATGTTGCCGGGCTTCCCTTGCCAACAGATATTCTTTTGATATTATCCGCGCCATCGAATTCGCAACACCCAAAGACTTCATTAGCCTGAAGGTCAAGCCAGAAAAACTGGCCAAAAAAAAGACCCGGCAAAAAGCCGGGTCAAAAACCGTGATTAGCCTGATGAGGAGAGTGTCCAGGAGACCGACCTAAGGTCCCTTGGACAATCGACTGATCTCGCGACCAGCTGAGTGCAATAATAATCATTCTCGTTTGCAAGTCAAACGATTTTATCTGCGCGATTGAAAATTTTTTCTGCGCCCCTCACCACCGTTCCTCTCTCCCCCAATTGAATCCTGTCCAGTGATCGGTCGAGCAATGCCTTGGCCATTTCAATCATGTGCACGGACGAAATCGCCAGGTCCCTCGGCGGACCCTGCAGATGACTCGCTGACTCATTGGCCGTGGCAGAGGCGCAGCACAACAGCTCGATGGCTCGCACCAGGGCTTCTTCGTTGCTGACATTCTGGTTCACATCAAAAAAACGATCTTCCACCACGTCCTCCGAAACAGCCGGTTTCAAGTAGTAATCCAGCGCCCGTCGCGCGGCCGCCGATCCCAGGGGAGAGGAGAGGGAGGTATCTATTTGCAGATCGGGCAGTTCTTTATTGGGGATGGTCATGGCGCTGGCAAACTCCGTGAAAGGTTCAGATCCGTGATTTCATCCTAGTACGAATTGTATTTGTGACCAAAGCTTTAATACTACAATTTGTGTTTTGATGGCCGGAGTCCTCGACGTATCGTGCGCCACATGGATAAATGGATTGAATTGGTCAAGGCCAAGATGAGTGAACTCAACGTCACTCAGGAGATACTCGCCGAACGCCTCGGGATGTCGCAGGGTGGCATCGGCCACTGGCTGAACAAGCGTCGTCAGCCGGGTATCGACGACATGAATCGGGTGCTGCAGGCGCTGGGAATGGATTTTCTCGAAGTGGCGCTGGTCATCCGCGAGCCTGATGCATCGAGGGAGGACAGCCAGGACCTGGTGCGAAAGTACAACCCGTACTTCCGCTATCCGGTCAGCGACTGGCGAGAAACCTGCGAGGTGCGCGATGGCGAGCCGGCGACATACCACAAGGCCGCATTCGAGCTGACCGACTACCACGCACAGGGCGCGGCGTTCTGGTTGCGGGTGGCGGGCGACGCGATGACGGCACCCAGTGGGGTCAGTATCGCCGAGGGCATGATGATTCTGGTGGACCCGGCCATCGTGCCTGAGCCCGGAAAACTGGTGATCGCGCAATGGGCGGGCAGCACCGAGGCGACGTTCCGCAAGCTGATCGAAGAGGGCGGGCAGCGTTACCTGGTCCCGCTCAATCCGACGTATCCGAAGGCCCTGTTCACCGACGCCTGCCGCATCATCGGCGTGGTGGTTCAGGCCACCGCCAGGTTCTGATCCCGCGCCGGGCGCGGGACCTCCCTTGTTTTCACGCTTCTTCCAGTTCGACCAGCGCGCTGCCTTCGCCGACCATCTCGCCTTCCTGGCAATACAAGGCCTTGATCACCCCGGCGTGGGGCGCACGAATGCTGTGCTCCATCTTCATGGCCTCGAGCACCACCAGCTGCGCGCCGGCTTCCACCGATTGCCCGGCTTGCACCAGCACCCGCACGATGCTGCCGTTCATGGGCGCGGTCAGTCCGCCCTGATGGCTGTGGCTGGCTTCCACTGCGCTGATCGGGTCATAGGCCTCGATCCGGCGCAGCTCACCGTCCCATTGCAGGTAGACAACGCCGTCGCGACGGATCGCCCGGTGCTGGCGACGCACGCCGTGATGGTCGGTCGACAGCTGTTCGCCCTTGAGCTGCATCGACGGGTTGTCGGCCAGCGTCAGCGCCCGATCCTGGCCCTCGCAACTCAAGTGCAGGGTCGTCTCGGCTGGCAGCCCACTGCGAAAACCGTTGCCGTGGCCCCAGGGCGAATTGACGTCATCGGCGCGTGGCGTGCCCGGCTGGCTTTGCGCGAAGGCCTGCGCGGCGGCTTGCCAGAACTCATCGCCAAGGCCGGTCGGGGCCGGCAGCAACTGCTCCTGGTAACGCGGGATGAAACCGGTATCCAGCTCGGCGCCGGCAAAGGCCGGGTGCGCGATGATACGGCGCAGGAAGTTGATGTTGGTCTTGAGCCCGCCAATGGCGAATTCGTCGAGCATGCTCAACAGGCGCAGGCGTGCCTGCTCACGGTCTTCACCCCAGGCGATCAGCTTGCCGAGCATGGGGTCGTAGAACGGGGAAATCTCGTCACCTTCCTCGACGCCGCTGTCGACCCGTCGACCCGGCCCGGCGGCGGACTCGCGGTACAGTTCCAGGCGCCCGGTGGCCGGCAGGAAGTCATTGCCTGGGTCTTCGGCGTACAGCCGCACTTCGATAGCGTGGCCGTTGAGCGGCACCTGGTCCTGGGTCATCGGCAGCGCTTCGCCACGGGCGACGCGGATCTGCCAGGCCACCAGGTCGAGGCCGGTGATGGCTTCGGTGACCGGGTGCTCGACTTGCAGGCGCGTGTTCATCTCCATGAAGAAAAACTCGCCGCGGGCATCCAGCAGGAATTCCACGGTGCCGGCGCCGACGTAACCGATGGCCTGCGCCGAACGCACCGCCGCTTCGCCCATGGCCCGGCGTAGCTCGGGGCTCAGGCCTGGCGCCGGGGCTTCCTCGACGACCTTCTGGTGGCGGCGCTGGATCGAACAATCGCGCTCGTTGAGGTACAGGCAATGACCGTGCTGGTCGGCGAACACCTGGATCTCCACGTGGCGCGGCTTGAGCAGGTATTTCTCGACCAGCATCCGCGAATCGCCGAACGAGGATTGCGCCTCACGCTGGGCCGAGGCCAGGGCTTCGGCCAGTTGGCTGACGTCCTCGACCACTTTCATGCCTTTGCCGCCACCGCCGGCGGTGGCCTTGAGCAGCACCGGGTAACCGATGCGTTCGCAGGCTTCGCGGAAGGTGTCGAGGTCCTGGGCTTCACCGTGGTAACCAGGTACCAGCGGCACGCCGGCGGTTTCCATCAGCGCCTTGGCCGCCGACTTGCTGCCCATGGCGTCAATGGCCGAGGCGGGCGGGCCGAGGAAGATCAGGCCGGCCGCCTCGATCGCACGGGCGAAGCCGGCGTTTTCTGACAGGAAACCATAGCCCGGGTGAATGGCTTGGGCGCCGCTGGCCTTGGCGGCGGCGATCAGCTTGTCGATCTGCAGGTAGCTGTCGGCGGCCTTGCTGCCGCCCAGGTCAACGCGAATGTCCGCTTCGCGGCTGTGCCGGGCGTCACGGTCGGTGGCGCTGTGCACGGCCACGGTGGTCAGGCCCAGCGCCTTGGCGGTGCGCATCACCCGGCAGGCGATTTCGCCGCGGTTGGCCACCAGCAGAGAAGTAATCACAGGTGCGCTCATCAACGCGGCTCCTTGGTGGTGGGTGCTTGCCAGCTTGGCGCGCGCTTTTGCAGGAAGGCACGCAGGCCCTCCTGGCCTTCGGGGCTGACGCGGATGCGGGCGATGGCGTTTTCGGTGTAGCGGCGCAGCGCCGGGGTCAGGGCACCGTTGCCGACTTCGCGCAGCAGGTCCTTGCTGACGCGCATGGCGGCCGGGCTGTTGAGCAGCAGGTTGTCGATCCACTGCTCGACCTTGGCTTCCAGCTCCTCTAATGGATAGCTTTCCGACACCAGGCCCAGTTCCCGCGCCCGTTGCCCGCCGAAGCGCTCGGCGGTCAGGGCGTAGCGACGGGCCGCGCGTTCGCCGATGGCCTGCACCACGAATGGGCTGATCACCGCCGGTGCCAGGCCGATGCGCACTTCCGACAGGCAGAACTGCGCGTCGTCGGTGCCGATGGCCATGTCGCAGCAACTGATCAGGCCCAGCGCGCCGCCGAACGCCGCGCCTTGCACCACGGCCAGGGTCGGGATTTTCAGCTTGGCCAGGTTGTACATCAGCTCCGCCAGTTCCCGGGCGTCGTCGAGGTTGGTGTGGTAATCGAGTTCAGCAGACTGCTGCATCCAGGCCAGGTCCGCGCCGGCGCTGAAGTGCTTGCCGCGCCCGCGTACCAGCAGGAAGCGCAGGGCAGGGTCGGCCGAGACCTGGTCCAGGGCGAGGATCAGTTCACGGATCATCTCGGCGTTGAACGCATTATTCTTTTCTTCGCGGCTGAGCCACAGGGTGGCAAAACCCCTTGGGTCGTTCAGCAGTTCGAGGGTGTTGAAATCGCTCATGGCTTGCACTCTTTATTCTGTAGGAGCGAGCTTGCTCGCGAAGCGGCGTGTCAGTCGAACCAACTATTTCTGATACACCGCCATCGCGAGCAAGCTCGCTCCTACAGAGAGGATCACATCCGGAACACGCCGAAGCGGCTCGGTTCGATTGGCGCGTTCAGCGACGCGGACAAGGCCAGGGCCAGCACGTCGCGGGTCTGCGCCGGGTCAATGACCCCGTCGTCCCACAGGCGTGCACTGGAGTAATACGGGTGGCCCTGCTCTTCGTACTGGTCGAGGATCGGCTGCTTGATCTCGGCTTCCTGTTCGGCGCTGAAACCCTGGCCACTGCGCTCGGCCTGCTCGCGCTTGACCTGCACCAGCACACCGGCGGCCTGTTCGGCGCCCATCACGCCGATGCGCGCGTTCGGCCACATCCACAAAAAGCGCGGGTCGTAGGCCCGGCCGCACATGCCGTAGTTACCGGCACCGAAACTGCCGCCGATGATCACGGTGAATTTCGGCACCTTGGCGCAGGCCACCGCCGTCACCAGTTTTGCCCCGTGCTTGGCGATGCCGCCGGCCTCGTACTTCTGGCCGACCATGAAGCCGGTGATGTTCTGCAAAAACAGCAACGGAATACCGCGCTGGCAGGCCAGTTCGATGAAGTGCGCGCCTTTCTGCGCCGCTTCCGCGAAGAGGATGCCGTTGTTGGCGAGGATCGCGATCGGGTAGCCGTGCAGGTGGGCAAAGCCGCACACCAGCGTGGTGCCGAACAGCGCCTTGAACTCATCGAACACCGAGCCGTCCACCAGCCGCGCGATCACTTCGCGCACGTCGAACGGTTGCTTGGCGTCCGCCGACACCACGCCGTACAGCTCGTCGCTGGCGTACAGCGGAGCGATCGGCGTGCGCTGCTGCACTTCGCCAAGCTTGCGCCAGTTGAGGTTGGCGATGCTGCGCCGGGCAATGGCCAGGGCGTGTTCGTCGCTTTCGGCGTAGTGGTCGGCGACACCGGACACCTTGCAGTGCACGTCGGCACCACCGAGATCTTCGGCGCTGACCACTTCACCGGTCGCGGCTTTCACCAGCGGCGGACCAGCTAGGAAAATCGTCGCCTGCTCGCGGACCATGATCGCTTCGTCGGCCATCGCCGGTACATAGGCACCACCGGCGGTGCACGAGCCCATGACCACGGCGATCTGCGGGATGCCCATGGCGCTCATGTTGGCCTGGTTGAAGAAGATCCGCCCGAAATGCTCGCGGTCCGGGAACACTTCGTCCTGACGCGGCAGGTTGGCGCCGCCGGAGTCCACCAGGTAGATGCACGGCAGGCGGTTCTGCTGGGCGATGGTCTGGGCGCGCAGGTGCTTCTTCACGGTCAGCGGGTAGTACGAGCCGCCTTTGACCGTGGCATCGTTGGCGACGATCATGCATTCGACGCCTTCCACGCGGCCAATCCCGGCGATCACGCCAGCGGCCGGCACGTCTTCACCGTACACCTCGTAGGCCGCCAGCTGGCTGATCTCGAGGAACGGCGAGCCCGGATCGAGCAGGCGGTTGATGCGCTCGCGCGGCAGCAGTTTGCCGCGCGAGGTGTGCCGTTCCTGGGCCTTCGGGCCGCCCCCTTGCTGCACCTGGGCGAGCAGGGTGTGCAGGGCGTCGACCTGTTCGAGCATCGCCGCGCTGTTGCTGGCGAACTCCGCCGAGCGGGGGTTGAGCTGGGTATGCAGGATAGCCATGGGCAGCTCCGTCTCAGCGGGTTTCGTTGAACAGTTCGCGACCGATCAGCATGCGACGGATCTCACTGGTGCCCGCGCCGATTTCGTACAGCTTGGCGTCGCGCAGCAGGCGACCTGCCGGGAATTCATTGATGTAGCCGTTACCGCCGAGGATCTGGATCGCGTCGAGGGCCATTTGCGTGGCGCGTTCGGCGCTGTAGAGGATCACGCCGGCGGCGTCCTTGCGCGTGGTTTCGCCGCGCTCGCAGGCTTGCGCAACGGCGTACAGGTAGGCGCGGCTGGCATTGAGCTGGGTGTACATGTCGGCGACCTTGCCCTGGATCAGCTGGAACTCGCCGATGCTCTGGCCGAACTGCTTGCGGTCGTGGATGTACGGCACGATCAGGTCCATGCAGGCCTGCATGATCCCGGTCGGGCCGCCGGAGAGGACGACGCGCTCGTAGTCCAGGCCGCTCATCAGCACCTTCACGCCGCCGTTGAGCACGCCGAGGATGTTTTCCGCGGGCACTTCGACGTCATCGAAGAACAGCTCGCAGGTGTTCGAGCCGCGCATACCGAGCTTGTCGAACTTGTTGCTGCGGCTGAAGCCTTTCCAGTCGCGCTCGACGATGAATGCGGTGATGCCGTGCGGGCCCTTTTCCAGGTCGGTCTTGGTGTAGATCACGTAGGTGTTGGCGTCGGGGCCGTTGGTGATCCACGTCTTGCTGCCGTTGAGTACGTAGTGGTCGCCGCGTTTGTCGGCGCGCAGTTTCATCGAGACCACGTCGGAGCCGGCGTTCGGTTCGCTCATGGCCAGGGCGCCGATGTGCTCGCCGCTGATCAGCTTGGGCAGGTACTTGGCTTTCTGCTCGTGGTTGCCGTTGCGGTTGATCTGGTTGACGCACAGGTTGGAGTGCGCGCCGTAGGACAGGGCCACCGAGGCCGAGCCACGGCTGATTTCTTCCATGGCCACCACGTGCGCCAGGTAACCCAGGCCGGCGCCGCCGTACTCTTCCGGCACGGTGATGCCCAGCAGGCCCATGTCGCCGAATTTGCGCCACAGGTCGGCGGGGAACAGGTTGTCACTGTCGATCTGAGCGGCGCGGGGGGCGATCTCGTCGGCGACAAAGGCTTGAACCTGATCGCGCAACATGTCGATGGTTTCACCGAGGGCAAAGTTCAGGGATGGATAGCGCATGGGTCACCTTTTGGCTTTTTTGTAGGGTAGGGAGGGCCGTGCTCGGGCTCTCACCTTTACGTTAACGTAAGCCTGTGACGAATGGCTGTCAATCACCCTTTACGTTAACGTCAACTTGAGCGACAGTAGGGCTAGGTCAAGATACAAAAACAACCCACAATAAAGACAATAGGGGTCGTCATGGCTCAACCCAGTGCAGGTCCGCAGCGCAGCTATACCCGTGGTTCCCAGGACAAAGCCTTGCTGGCGATGACCATCGGCCAGGCGTTCGACAACACCGTGGCACAGTACCCGGACGGCGAGGCACTGGTGGTGCGCCATCAGCAGTTGCGCTACACCTGGCGGCAACTGGCCGAGACCGTGGACCTGCATGCCCGGGCGCTGCTGGCGTTGGGTTTACAGGCCGGTGACCGCCTCGGCATCTGGGCGCCCAATTGCGCGCAGTGGTGCATCAGCCAGTTCGCCAGCGCGAAGATCGGCGTGATCCTGGTCAACATCAACCCGGCCTACCGCAGCTCGGAACTCGAATACGTATTAAAGCAGTCTGGCTGCCAATGGCTGGTGTGTGCGGGCTCGTTCAAGACCTCCAACTACCACGGCATGCTCCAGGGCCTGGTGCCTGAGCTGGCCGAGCAATCCATCGGTCAGTTGCGCAGCGAACGTCTGCCGGACCTGCGTGGCGTGATCAGCCTGGATCCGCAGGCGCCTTCGGGTTTCCTGCCGTGGTCGCAGCTGACCGACCTGGCGGCGGGGGTCTCCATCCAACAGCTGCGCGAGCGCGAGGACAGCCTGCATTTCGATCAGCCGGTGAACATCCAGTACACCTCCGGCACCACCGGTTTTCCCAAGGGCGCGACCCTCAGCCACTACAACATCCTCAACAACGGCTACATGGTCGGCGAAAGTCTCGGCTTGACGGCCAATGACCGCCTGGTGATCCCGGTGCCGCTGTATCACTGCTTCGGCATGGTCATGGGCAACCTCGGCTGCATCACCCACGGCAGCACCATGATTTACCCCAATGATGCCTTCGACCCGCTGTTGACCCTGAGCACCGTCGCCGAAGAAAAGGCCACCGCGCTGTATGGCGTGCCGACCATGTTCATCGCCATGCTCGACCAGCCCCGGCGCCCCGAGTTCGACCTGTCGACCCTGCGCACCGGGATCATGGCCGGCGCCACCTGCCCGATCGAAGTCATGCGCCGGGTCATCAGCGAAATGCACATGAGTGAAGTGCAGATTGCCTACGGCATGACGGAAACTAGCCCGGTGTCGATGCAGACGGGGCCGGCGGACGACCTGGAACTGCGGGTGACCACGGTGGGCCGCACGCAGCCACAGCTGGAAAGCAAGATCATCGACGAGGCCGGTAACCTGGTGCCGCGCGGCACGATCGGCGAGCTGTGTACCCGTGGTTATAGCGTGATGCTCGGCTACTGGAACAACCCCGAAGGCACCGCGCAGGCCATCGACCAGGCGGGCTGGATGCACACCGGCGACCTGGCGAGCATGAACGACGAAGGCTACGTGTGCATTGCCGGGCGCAACAAGGACATGATCATCCGCGGCGGTGAGAATATTTACCCGCGCGAGCTGGAAGAGTTCTTCTTCACCCACCCGGCGGTGGCGGATGTGCAGGTCATCGGTATCCCGTGCTCGCGCTATGGTGAAGAAATCGTCGCCTGGATCAAGTTCCACCCCGGCCACAGCGCCACCGAGCAGGAACTGCAAGCCTGGTGCAAGGAGCGCATCGCCCACTTCAAGACGCCGCGCTACTTCAAGTTCGTCGAGGAATTCCCGATGACCGTGACGGGCAAGATCCAGAAATTTCGTATGCGTGAGATCAGTATCGAGGAGTTGGCTGGTAAGCAGGGCTGACGGAGGCTGCTCCTGCTTTTGTGGGAGCGAGCCTGCTCGCGATGAAGTCAAGGGCGCCGCATTCAACCAGAGTGCACGCGTTATCGTTGACGATTATCGCGAGCAGGCTCGCTCCCACAGGGGGGGGGGCGCTTGAGGGAATTTCGGAACACCAGACAGCACAAAGGGGAGCCGAGGCTCCCCTTTAATTTTCGTTGCGCGTGCTCTTTTTTTATTATTGAGGGGCGGTCTGTTCTTGTTTTTGGCAACCGTGACCCTTTACCGCTGTTTTGGGCGATCCCCATCCGGGATCAAGAGCAAACGTATTTTTTTGAGCGCTGATCTACTTTCTCGCTGAGCGATCCAACCGTTCGGTAGCTACCTGAAGGTAGTTTTATTGTTCTCTGCCCGGTTGCGGGTGACTTCGAGAAGCACCCTGAAAAGCACACCTTCTCCAAAAAAATCTGTTAGCTGCGTCTCTGCCGTGTTGTTTTTGTTATGTCAGAGTCGTTTCGTCTTGTTTTTATTGGTTTGCTACTTTTTTATTCTTGTTATGCCATAGAGATAGCAGAAGCCGTGCCAACTTTTAAAAATCCTTTAAAATCAACAACTTAATATTTTGTAGGATTTTTCTCTCAGGCAAACCCTGACAATTTGTTTCCGTGTTACTCGCTTTTCCCCACATTCCAGAGGATGCGGTAACACCTTCGCGCACTCACTGTGCGCTGCGGGCCTTGGCCACGCGCGAGCCGCTGGGGCGCCCCAGCACGCTGCTGATTTGTTGGCCTGCGCGGATCAGTGCATCCAGGTCGATTCCGGTGTCGATCCCCAGGCCATTGAGCAGGTACACCACGTCTTCGGTCGCGACGTTACCGCTGGCGCCCTTGGCGTAGGGGCAGCCGCCCAGGCCTGCGATGGAGCTGTCGAACACCGCGATGCCTTCCAGCAGGCTGGCGTAGATGTTCGCCATGGCCTGGCCGTAGGTGTCGTGGAAATGTCCGGCCAGTTTGTCCCGTGGCACCTCGGCCGAAACCACCTCGAACATCTTGCGGGTAGCGCCCGCGGTGCCGGTACCGATGGTGTCGCCCAGGGACACCTCGTAGCAGCCCATGGCGTAGAGTTCGCGGGCGACGGCGGCCACTTGCTCGGGGGCCACGTGACCTTCATAAGGGCAGCCCAGTACACAGGACACGTAACCGCGCACGGTAACGCCGTGCTGGCGGGCCGCGTCCATGATCGGTACGAAACGCTCCAGGCTTTCGCTGATCGAGCAATTGATGTTGCGCTGGGAAAACGCTTCGGACGCAGCGGCGAATACCGCGACTTCCTTGACCCCACTGGCGAGGGCGTCTTCAAAGCCGCGCAGGTTCGGTGCGAGCGCACCGTAGGTGACGCCGGGCTTGCGCTGGATCTGCGCGAAGACGTCGGCGGAACCGGCCATCTGCGGCACCCACTTGG belongs to Pseudomonas sp. MYb118 and includes:
- a CDS encoding isovaleryl-CoA dehydrogenase; this encodes MRYPSLNFALGETIDMLRDQVQAFVADEIAPRAAQIDSDNLFPADLWRKFGDMGLLGITVPEEYGGAGLGYLAHVVAMEEISRGSASVALSYGAHSNLCVNQINRNGNHEQKAKYLPKLISGEHIGALAMSEPNAGSDVVSMKLRADKRGDHYVLNGSKTWITNGPDANTYVIYTKTDLEKGPHGITAFIVERDWKGFSRSNKFDKLGMRGSNTCELFFDDVEVPAENILGVLNGGVKVLMSGLDYERVVLSGGPTGIMQACMDLIVPYIHDRKQFGQSIGEFQLIQGKVADMYTQLNASRAYLYAVAQACERGETTRKDAAGVILYSAERATQMALDAIQILGGNGYINEFPAGRLLRDAKLYEIGAGTSEIRRMLIGRELFNETR
- a CDS encoding gamma-carboxygeranoyl-CoA hydratase; translated protein: MSDFNTLELLNDPRGFATLWLSREEKNNAFNAEMIRELILALDQVSADPALRFLLVRGRGKHFSAGADLAWMQQSAELDYHTNLDDARELAELMYNLAKLKIPTLAVVQGAAFGGALGLISCCDMAIGTDDAQFCLSEVRIGLAPAVISPFVVQAIGERAARRYALTAERFGGQRARELGLVSESYPLEELEAKVEQWIDNLLLNSPAAMRVSKDLLREVGNGALTPALRRYTENAIARIRVSPEGQEGLRAFLQKRAPSWQAPTTKEPR
- a CDS encoding AMP-binding protein, with product MAQPSAGPQRSYTRGSQDKALLAMTIGQAFDNTVAQYPDGEALVVRHQQLRYTWRQLAETVDLHARALLALGLQAGDRLGIWAPNCAQWCISQFASAKIGVILVNINPAYRSSELEYVLKQSGCQWLVCAGSFKTSNYHGMLQGLVPELAEQSIGQLRSERLPDLRGVISLDPQAPSGFLPWSQLTDLAAGVSIQQLREREDSLHFDQPVNIQYTSGTTGFPKGATLSHYNILNNGYMVGESLGLTANDRLVIPVPLYHCFGMVMGNLGCITHGSTMIYPNDAFDPLLTLSTVAEEKATALYGVPTMFIAMLDQPRRPEFDLSTLRTGIMAGATCPIEVMRRVISEMHMSEVQIAYGMTETSPVSMQTGPADDLELRVTTVGRTQPQLESKIIDEAGNLVPRGTIGELCTRGYSVMLGYWNNPEGTAQAIDQAGWMHTGDLASMNDEGYVCIAGRNKDMIIRGGENIYPRELEEFFFTHPAVADVQVIGIPCSRYGEEIVAWIKFHPGHSATEQELQAWCKERIAHFKTPRYFKFVEEFPMTVTGKIQKFRMREISIEELAGKQG
- a CDS encoding M14-type cytosolic carboxypeptidase, with the translated sequence MTVAKSSLSITSNFDSGNIDVLDLSNPLQPLLAIRPDTRSPHFQWFHFKASGLHVGQEHWFRLSNASKSSYNKAWTGYQAVASYDHVNWFRVPTIFEGDALRFSLEATATHAWFAYFEPYSRGRHDWLIEQALTKAGTELLATGKSVEGRDIQLLRKGTGAEGQRKVWIIAQQHPGEHMAEWFMEGVIERLEHHDDPVLNKLLASADLYLVPNMNPDGAFHGHLRTNAMGQDLNRAWQNASPEISPEVFFVQQQMEQYGVDLFIDVHGDEEIPHVFTAACEGNPGYTPRIEQLEEHFRNHLKHTTKDFQTKYGYVRDEPGQANMTLACNAVGQKYDCLSLTLEMPFKDHDDHPNPLTGWSGKRSKQLGKDVLTTVAEMVDKLR
- a CDS encoding carboxyl transferase domain-containing protein, giving the protein MAILHTQLNPRSAEFASNSAAMLEQVDALHTLLAQVQQGGGPKAQERHTSRGKLLPRERINRLLDPGSPFLEISQLAAYEVYGEDVPAAGVIAGIGRVEGVECMIVANDATVKGGSYYPLTVKKHLRAQTIAQQNRLPCIYLVDSGGANLPRQDEVFPDREHFGRIFFNQANMSAMGIPQIAVVMGSCTAGGAYVPAMADEAIMVREQATIFLAGPPLVKAATGEVVSAEDLGGADVHCKVSGVADHYAESDEHALAIARRSIANLNWRKLGEVQQRTPIAPLYASDELYGVVSADAKQPFDVREVIARLVDGSVFDEFKALFGTTLVCGFAHLHGYPIAILANNGILFAEAAQKGAHFIELACQRGIPLLFLQNITGFMVGQKYEAGGIAKHGAKLVTAVACAKVPKFTVIIGGSFGAGNYGMCGRAYDPRFLWMWPNARIGVMGAEQAAGVLVQVKREQAERSGQGFSAEQEAEIKQPILDQYEEQGHPYYSSARLWDDGVIDPAQTRDVLALALSASLNAPIEPSRFGVFRM
- a CDS encoding biotin carboxylase N-terminal domain-containing protein — encoded protein: MSAPVITSLLVANRGEIACRVMRTAKALGLTTVAVHSATDRDARHSREADIRVDLGGSKAADSYLQIDKLIAAAKASGAQAIHPGYGFLSENAGFARAIEAAGLIFLGPPASAIDAMGSKSAAKALMETAGVPLVPGYHGEAQDLDTFREACERIGYPVLLKATAGGGGKGMKVVEDVSQLAEALASAQREAQSSFGDSRMLVEKYLLKPRHVEIQVFADQHGHCLYLNERDCSIQRRHQKVVEEAPAPGLSPELRRAMGEAAVRSAQAIGYVGAGTVEFLLDARGEFFFMEMNTRLQVEHPVTEAITGLDLVAWQIRVARGEALPMTQDQVPLNGHAIEVRLYAEDPGNDFLPATGRLELYRESAAGPGRRVDSGVEEGDEISPFYDPMLGKLIAWGEDREQARLRLLSMLDEFAIGGLKTNINFLRRIIAHPAFAGAELDTGFIPRYQEQLLPAPTGLGDEFWQAAAQAFAQSQPGTPRADDVNSPWGHGNGFRSGLPAETTLHLSCEGQDRALTLADNPSMQLKGEQLSTDHHGVRRQHRAIRRDGVVYLQWDGELRRIEAYDPISAVEASHSHQGGLTAPMNGSIVRVLVQAGQSVEAGAQLVVLEAMKMEHSIRAPHAGVIKALYCQEGEMVGEGSALVELEEA
- a CDS encoding DUF3077 domain-containing protein: MTIPNKELPDLQIDTSLSSPLGSAAARRALDYYLKPAVSEDVVEDRFFDVNQNVSNEEALVRAIELLCCASATANESASHLQGPPRDLAISSVHMIEMAKALLDRSLDRIQLGERGTVVRGAEKIFNRADKIV
- a CDS encoding LexA family protein, with amino-acid sequence MDKWIELVKAKMSELNVTQEILAERLGMSQGGIGHWLNKRRQPGIDDMNRVLQALGMDFLEVALVIREPDASREDSQDLVRKYNPYFRYPVSDWRETCEVRDGEPATYHKAAFELTDYHAQGAAFWLRVAGDAMTAPSGVSIAEGMMILVDPAIVPEPGKLVIAQWAGSTEATFRKLIEEGGQRYLVPLNPTYPKALFTDACRIIGVVVQATARF
- a CDS encoding hydroxymethylglutaryl-CoA lyase; the protein is MSLPSHVRLVEVGPRDGLQNEAQPISVADKVQLVDALTAAGLGYIEVGSFVSPKWVPQMAGSADVFAQIQRKPGVTYGALAPNLRGFEDALASGVKEVAVFAAASEAFSQRNINCSISESLERFVPIMDAARQHGVTVRGYVSCVLGCPYEGHVAPEQVAAVARELYAMGCYEVSLGDTIGTGTAGATRKMFEVVSAEVPRDKLAGHFHDTYGQAMANIYASLLEGIAVFDSSIAGLGGCPYAKGASGNVATEDVVYLLNGLGIDTGIDLDALIRAGQQISSVLGRPSGSRVAKARSAQ